From a single Capsicum annuum cultivar UCD-10X-F1 chromosome 12, UCD10Xv1.1, whole genome shotgun sequence genomic region:
- the LOC107850444 gene encoding pentatricopeptide repeat-containing protein At2g34400 isoform X1: MILRTKPQQYNISRFFTIEATKQAFNNQQQQECSPITQQLLLLLKKCITIKQVQQIHTQMSIYSINKANYLLSKIIDLKNYDYAALLFSHINSPNEYAFNIMIRGLTTTWQNFDLSLEFYYKMKSLSLKTDNFTYPFVFMCCGSLLAIKLGRLAHCEVLKNGLFVDFHVGHSLITMYSRFGEMGYARKVFDEMSQRDLVSWNSMISGYAQRGWSREAVELFKEMRNEGFEPDERSLVSVLGACGDLGDVSLGKWVEEYVVGKRMEMNSFIGSALINMYGKCGDLVSARRIFDGIRKKDAITWNAMISGYAQNGFSDETISLFNAMKEAAVNPNNITLVSVLSACASIGALDVGKSIDDYASRRGIKYDIYVATALIDMYAKSGNLDVAYKIFESMPRKNEVSWNAMISALAFHGRAQEALSLFNRMSLESSDARPDDVSFVGVLSACVHAGLVDEGKHLFDIMNSSFGLIPKVEHYSCMVDLLSRAGRVYEAWDFIEMMPQKPDEILLGALLGACQKLKNIDVGERVMQLLLEMEPSNSGNYIISSKIYANLRRWDDSARLRQLMRQRGVTKIPGCSWIEMDSQLVEFRAGDLSHLLADGIQEALDLLYEEMAIEGYIPNVKLE, from the exons ATGATTCTTAGAACTAAACCCCAACAATATAATATCTCCCGCTTTTTCACCATTGAAGCAACAAAGCAAGCTTTcaataatcaacaacaacaagaatgtTCTCCCATCACTCAACAACTCTTATTACTCTTGAAAAAATGCATTACAATCAAACAAGTCCAACAAATCCATACCCAAATGTCAATTTACTCTATAAACAAAGCCAACTATTTGCTCTCAAAAATTATAGACCTCAAAAATTACGATTATGCCGCTCTTCTTTTCTCACATATTAATAGTCCCAATGAGTATGCATTTAACATAATGATAAGAGGGTTAACTACAACATGGCAAAACTTTGATCTTTCTTTAGAATTTTACTACAAAATGAAGTCTTTGAGTTTGAAAACTGATAATTTCACTTACCCTTTTGTGTTTATGTGTTGTGGGAGTCTTTTAGCTATAAAACTTGGTAGGTTAGCTCATTGTGAGGTGTTGAAAAATGGGTTGTTTGTGGATTTTCATGTTGGTCATTCTTTGATTACTATGTATTCACGTTTTGGGGAAATGGGTTATGCAAggaaggtgtttgatgaaatgtcgcAAAGAGATTTGGTTTCGTGGAACTCAATGATTTCAGGGTATGCTCAAAGGGGCTGGTCGAGGGAGGCGGTGGAATTGTTTAAGGAAATGAGGAATGAAGGGTTTGAACCTGATGAGAGGAGTCTAGTGAGTGTTCTTGGGGCATGTGGGGATTTGGGGGATGTGAGTTTGGGGAAATGGGTGGAGGAGTATGTTGTGGGGAAGAGAATGGAGATGAATTCTTTTATAGGTTCAGCTTTGATTAACATGTATGGCAAATGTGGAGATTTGGTTTCTGCTAGAAGGATCTTTGATGGCATCAGGAAGAAAGACGCCATCACTTGGAATGCAATGATTTCAGG GTATGCACAAAATGGGTTTTCGGATGAAACAATCTCTTTGTTCAATGCCATGAAGGAGGCAGCAGTTAACCCAAATAATATCACGCTGGTAAGTGTTCTATCTGCATGTGCTTCAATTGGAGCCCTGGATGTTGGAAAAAGCATCGATGACTATGCATCAAGAAGAGGTATAAAGTATGATATATATGTAGCTACGGCCTTAATTGATATGTATGCAAAATCTGGCAATCTGGATGTTGcgtataaaatttttgaaagcatGCCTAGAAAAAATGAAGTCTCTTGGAATGCAATGATTTCTGCTCTTGCCTTTCATGGAAGAGCACAAGAAGCATTATCCCTATTTAACCGCATGTCACTCGAGAGTAGTGATGCCCGCCCAGATGATGTCTCGTTTGTTGGAGTACTTTCGGCATGTGTACATGCTGGATTGGTTGATGAAGGTAAGCACCTCTTTGATATAATGAATTCATCTTTTggattgattccaaaagttgaacATTACTCTTGCATGGTTGATCTTTTGTCTCGTGCTGGTCGTGTATACGAGGCATGGGACTTTATTGAGATGATGCCTCAAAAGCCAGATGAAATTTTACTTGGTGCATTGCTTGGTGCCTGtcaaaagctcaaaaatattgatgttgggGAACGAGTGATGCAGCTACTTCTTGAGATGGAACCATCAAATTCGGGTAATTATATAATATCATCAAAGATATATGCAAATCTCCGAAGGTGGGATGATTCAGCAAGGTTGAGACAACTAATGAGACAGAGAGGTGTGACTAAAATTCCAGGCTGTAGCTGGATCGAGATGGATTCTCAACTTGTTGAATTTCGTGCTGGTGATTTGTCACATTTACTTGCAGATGGGATTCAAGAGGCTCTAGACTTGTTGTACGAGGAGATGGCCATAGAAGGTTACATTCCAAATGTGAAGCTTGAGTAG
- the LOC124889752 gene encoding pre-mRNA-splicing factor ATP-dependent RNA helicase DEAH7-like, producing MKVYNPRTGMDALQVLPISLASADQRASLAGRTGPGTCYRLYTENAYKNEMLQSTVPEIQQTNLEYLWVLGALNNVGDLTELGWQMVEFPLDPPLAKLLLMGEQFECLNDVLTIVSMLSVPSVFFRPKDREEESDAAREMFVVPESDHLTLVNVYEQWKVNEYMGDFLQVKGLRRARDIRSQLLDILKKLEFHYLTIYAINFFSSHALNLWLFKFV from the exons ATGAAGGTGTACAATCCACGTACGGGTATGGATGCTCTGCAAGTGTTGCCCATTAGTCTAGCTTCCGCTGACCAACGTGCTAGTCTAGCTGGTAGAACTGGCCCAGGGACTTGTTACAGACTTTATACAGAGAATGCTTATAAGAATGAAATGCTGCAAAGCACTGTGCCAGAGATTCAACAGACAAATCTTGAGTAT TTGTGGGTTCTAGGTGCACTTAACAATGTTGGGGACTTGACGGAACTTGGATGGCAAATGGTGGAGTTTCCATTGGACCCTCCCCTTGCTAAATTGCTCTTGATGGGGGAACAATTCGAATGCTTAAATGACGTTCTGACAATTGTTTCTATGCTTTCAGTGCCTTCGGTATTCTTTAGACCTAAGGATAGGGAAGAGGAAAGTGATGCTGCTAGGGAAATGTTTGTTGTGCCAGAATCTGATCACCTTACTTTAGTTAATGTTTACGAGCAATGGAAAGTGAATGAATACATGGGAGACTTTTTACAGGTCAAAGGTTTGCGCAGGGCTAGAGATATAAGATCCCAATTGCTGGATATCCTCAAGAAACTCGAATTTCACTATCTTACAATTTATGCTATAAACTTTTTCTCTTCTCATGCCTTGAATCTATGGTTGTTTAAGTTTGTTTGA
- the LOC124889441 gene encoding uncharacterized protein LOC124889441: protein MIDSKSVVSQVQELQVIIHDLLAEGLTVNDAFQVAAIVEKLPPLWKDFKNYLKHKCKEMTVEDLIARLRIEEDNKATKRRSKGNSTINGAHIVEDDQNNSKKRKKVEHGSNQPKKKFKGKCFNCGKIGHNSIDCRVPKKGKKKDQANMIESNKEYDDLCAMFSECNLVGILANGGWILVPPAMYVPTRSCFRHLLRIK, encoded by the exons atgatagatagcaaatctgttgtctctcaagtacaggagttgcaagtcatcatacatgatctcctagccgaag gtttaactgtgaatgatgcttttcaagtagcagcgatagttgagaagctaccaccattgtggaaagacttcaaaaactacttaaagcataaatgcaaggagatgaccgttgaagatcttatCGCCCGACTccgtattgaagaggacaataaagctaccaaaagaaggtcaaagggaaattctacaattaatggagcacatattgtagaagatgaccaaaataattcgaagaaaagaaagaaagttgaacatggaagcaatcaacccaagaaaaagtttaagggaaaatgcttcaattgtggcaaaattggccacaacTCCATAGATTGTCGAGtcccgaagaaaggcaagaaaaaggatcaagcaaatatgattgaatccaacaaagaatacgatgatttgtgtgctatgttctcagaatgcaacttggtgggaatcctcgcgaatggtggatggattttggtgccacccgccatgtatgtgccaacaaggagttgttttcgtcatttgctccggatcaagtag
- the LOC107850444 gene encoding pentatricopeptide repeat-containing protein At2g34400 isoform X2: MILRTKPQQYNISRFFTIEATKQAFNNQQQQECSPITQQLLLLLKKCITIKQVQQIHTQMSIYSINKANYLLSKIIDLKNYDYAALLFSHINSPNEYAFNIMIRGLTTTWQNFDLSLEFYYKMKSLSLKTDNFTYPFVFMCCGSLLAIKLGRLAHCEVLKNGLFVDFHVGHSLITMYSRFGEMGYARKVFDEMSQRDLVSWNSMISGYAQRGWSREAVELFKEMRNEGFEPDERSLVSVLGACGDLGDVSLGKWVEEYVVGKRMEMNSFIGSALINMYGKCGDLVSARRIFDGIRKKDAITWNAMISGYAQNGFSDETISLFNAMKEAAVNPNNITLVSVLSACASIGALDVGKSIDDYASRRGIKYDIYVATALIDMYAKSGNLDVAYKIFESMPRKNEVSWNAMISALAFHGRAQEALSLFNRMSLESSDARPDDVSFVGVLSACVHAGLVDEGKHLFDIMNSSFGLIPKVEHYSCMVDLLSRAGRVYEAWDFIEMMPQKPDEILLGALLGACQKLKNIDVGERVMQLLLEMEPSNSGCSWIEMDSQLVEFRAGDLSHLLADGIQEALDLLYEEMAIEGYIPNVKLE, encoded by the exons ATGATTCTTAGAACTAAACCCCAACAATATAATATCTCCCGCTTTTTCACCATTGAAGCAACAAAGCAAGCTTTcaataatcaacaacaacaagaatgtTCTCCCATCACTCAACAACTCTTATTACTCTTGAAAAAATGCATTACAATCAAACAAGTCCAACAAATCCATACCCAAATGTCAATTTACTCTATAAACAAAGCCAACTATTTGCTCTCAAAAATTATAGACCTCAAAAATTACGATTATGCCGCTCTTCTTTTCTCACATATTAATAGTCCCAATGAGTATGCATTTAACATAATGATAAGAGGGTTAACTACAACATGGCAAAACTTTGATCTTTCTTTAGAATTTTACTACAAAATGAAGTCTTTGAGTTTGAAAACTGATAATTTCACTTACCCTTTTGTGTTTATGTGTTGTGGGAGTCTTTTAGCTATAAAACTTGGTAGGTTAGCTCATTGTGAGGTGTTGAAAAATGGGTTGTTTGTGGATTTTCATGTTGGTCATTCTTTGATTACTATGTATTCACGTTTTGGGGAAATGGGTTATGCAAggaaggtgtttgatgaaatgtcgcAAAGAGATTTGGTTTCGTGGAACTCAATGATTTCAGGGTATGCTCAAAGGGGCTGGTCGAGGGAGGCGGTGGAATTGTTTAAGGAAATGAGGAATGAAGGGTTTGAACCTGATGAGAGGAGTCTAGTGAGTGTTCTTGGGGCATGTGGGGATTTGGGGGATGTGAGTTTGGGGAAATGGGTGGAGGAGTATGTTGTGGGGAAGAGAATGGAGATGAATTCTTTTATAGGTTCAGCTTTGATTAACATGTATGGCAAATGTGGAGATTTGGTTTCTGCTAGAAGGATCTTTGATGGCATCAGGAAGAAAGACGCCATCACTTGGAATGCAATGATTTCAGG GTATGCACAAAATGGGTTTTCGGATGAAACAATCTCTTTGTTCAATGCCATGAAGGAGGCAGCAGTTAACCCAAATAATATCACGCTGGTAAGTGTTCTATCTGCATGTGCTTCAATTGGAGCCCTGGATGTTGGAAAAAGCATCGATGACTATGCATCAAGAAGAGGTATAAAGTATGATATATATGTAGCTACGGCCTTAATTGATATGTATGCAAAATCTGGCAATCTGGATGTTGcgtataaaatttttgaaagcatGCCTAGAAAAAATGAAGTCTCTTGGAATGCAATGATTTCTGCTCTTGCCTTTCATGGAAGAGCACAAGAAGCATTATCCCTATTTAACCGCATGTCACTCGAGAGTAGTGATGCCCGCCCAGATGATGTCTCGTTTGTTGGAGTACTTTCGGCATGTGTACATGCTGGATTGGTTGATGAAGGTAAGCACCTCTTTGATATAATGAATTCATCTTTTggattgattccaaaagttgaacATTACTCTTGCATGGTTGATCTTTTGTCTCGTGCTGGTCGTGTATACGAGGCATGGGACTTTATTGAGATGATGCCTCAAAAGCCAGATGAAATTTTACTTGGTGCATTGCTTGGTGCCTGtcaaaagctcaaaaatattgatgttgggGAACGAGTGATGCAGCTACTTCTTGAGATGGAACCATCAAATTCGG GCTGTAGCTGGATCGAGATGGATTCTCAACTTGTTGAATTTCGTGCTGGTGATTTGTCACATTTACTTGCAGATGGGATTCAAGAGGCTCTAGACTTGTTGTACGAGGAGATGGCCATAGAAGGTTACATTCCAAATGTGAAGCTTGAGTAG
- the LOC107850445 gene encoding protein LYK5-like, translated as MYLIKKTRVMNWLLNTLCILNFLISCTKSQQEYSGNSVLNCNNIYETSYACNSRNSTCQAFLIFRARYPYNSVPGIAALLSSNISEVARTNNVTRLTVFAADKEVVIPVDCSCSGLYYQATTMYYIPALIETYFMIANNTYQGLSTCNALLRRNKYGEFSLRPGLELLVPLRCACPTGKQAEKGSKYLMTYSIDVGDDILKVSKRFNVSVRNIVEANRFLSENSVLYPFTTILIPLPSEPLNLDTGDENHTKPIRSLSPPPATNVSKGKSKRNLYIGSGVATGFILLLLVVSWVIFLALFKKKAREVPQMSSSHEDILVEIANIDHVPKVFKFKELKHATRNFGSKNRIKGSVYWGVFRGEMLAVKMAITDIYKEVNMLHKINHFNLIKLCGYCEHKGCFFLVFEYMKNGSLREWLTRTKSRETISWKKRIQIALDVANGLHYLHNFTKPGYIHKNINSGNILLDSNLRAKIGNFSLAKETDTSGTTWELVGTTGYMAPEYVEAGSVTSKMDIYAFGIVLLELVTGKDAVIVEESGEILLSAAVAEIMEGENAETKLDGFIEEHMREDDGLEIAYTIANLSLRCLTGEPSNRPSMEEIVSCLLKIQVNVHN; from the coding sequence ATGTACTTAATCAAGAAAACAAGAGTCATGAATTGGCTACTGAATACTCTCTGCATActaaattttctaatttcatGCACTAAATCTCAACAAGAGTACTCAGGTAATTCAGTGTTGAATTGCAACAACATATATGAAACAAGTTACGCGTGTAACAGCAGAAATTCAACTTGTCAGGCATTTCTCATATTCAGGGCTAGGTATCCCTACAATTCAGTCCCTGGAATTGCTGCTCTCCTGTCTTCAAACATATCCGAGGTTGCACGTACCAACAATGTCACGAGGCTTACTGTCTTCGCGGCAGACAAGGAGGTTGTAATTCCGGTGGACTGTTCGTGTTCAGGTTTGTATTATCAAGCCACAACCATGTACTATATCCCAGCTCTTATTGAAACATACTTTATGATAGCAAATAATACTTACCAAGGATTATCAACCTGTAATGCACTATTACGTCGAAATAAATATGGTGAGTTCAGTTTGAGACCTGGTCTTGAGTTGCTAGTTCCTCTCAGGTGTGCCTGTCCAACGGGAAAACAAGCTGAAAAAGGCTCAAAGtatttgatgacttattcaatTGACGTTGGCGATGACATCCTTAAAGTTAGCAAAAGATTTAATGTAAGCGTTAGGAACATAGTCGAAGCAAACAGATTCTTGAGTGAAAATTCTGTTTTATATCCTTTTACGACCATTCTAATCCCCCTGCCTTCTGAACCATTGAATTTAGATACCGGAGATGAGAATCATACGAAGCCAATAAGGTCTCTTTCACCTCCACCTGCAACTAACGTTTCAAAGGGAAAATCAAAGAGAAATCTTTACATAGGTAGTGGAGTTGCAACTGGTTTTATCCTGTTACTGCTTGTGGTTTCTTGGGTCATCTTTCTTGCTTTGTTTAAGAAGAAGGCCAGAGAAGTTCCGCAGATGTCTTCAAGTCATGAAGACATCCTCGTTGAGATAGCGAACATTGATCATGTCCCTAAAGTCTTCAAGTTCAAAGAATTGAAGCATGCTACACGAAACTTTGGCTCCAAGAACCGGATAAAGGGATCTGTATACTGGGGAGTGTTTAGAGGAGAAATGTTAGCAGTCAAAATGGCGATCACGGATATATATAAAGAAGTGAACATGCTGCATAAGATCAATCACTTCAATCTAATAAAGCTTTGTGGCTATTGCGAACATAAAGGTTGCTTCTTTCTTGTTTTTGAATACatgaaaaatggttctctcagagaATGGCTGACCAGAACCAAGTCTCGAGAGACCATAAGTTGGAAAAAAAGGATTCAGATCGCGTTGGATGTAGCTAATGGACTTCATTATCTTCACAACTTTACCAAACCAGGCTACATCCACAAGAACATCAACAGTGGAAACATTCTCCTCGACAGCAACTTAAGAGCAAAGATTGGAAATTTCAGTCTTGCTAAAGAAACGGATACATCAGGCACGACTTGGGAACTTGTGGGAACGACAGGATACATGGCACCTGAGTATGTTGAGGCAGGGTCAGTGACCTCCAAGATGGACATTTATGCCTTTGGAATTGTACTGTTGGAATTAGTCACCGGAAAAGATGCTGTAATTGTAGAGGAAAGTGGAGAAATTCTGCTTTCTGCAGCAGTAGCTGAAATAATGGAAGGAGAAAATGCAGAAACTAAACTGGATGGATTCATCGAAGAACATATGAGGGAAGATGATGGTTTGGAAATAGCATATACAATAGCAAACTTAAGCTTAAGATGCTTGACTGGAGAACCATCAAATCGTCCAAGCATGGAAGAGATAGTATCATGTTTACTGAAGATTCAAGTTAATGTACATAATTGA